The DNA window TGGTGCTGTGTTCTTGGCGACTACGGTCGGGTGTGGGCGGAACATGCCCGCTACCAGACCTGCCAAAGCGATGAAACATACCGCAGCGAGGGCAAGCGAGACTTTGACGCCCAGCACTGGCTGACCTGATTTGCCGCGCAGCTGCGGTGCGAACAGAGAGAATACCAGGGCGACGACGATGAACACGATCAGGCGTGGCACTAGCTGCCAGAAGTCAGTGCCGACTTCTGACAAGGCCCAGATCACGCTGTAGCCCAGGAGGATCAAAGCGACCCATAGTGCATAACCAGCACGACGTGCCAGACCGACCCCAGCGATGGTCAGCAACAGTCCTGCAAAGAGATAAAACCATGCGCCACCAAGTGACGCTAACCAGACTCCTCCAGCGAAGAGCCCCAAGCCTAGCAGGGCGGCAATGCTCCCCAAGGCTAAGGTGACGATTTTCAATTCTTTCCCTCCGATCCCGTTATTAGATACAGCCATGCGTCAATCTGACGCAGCGGGACGGAATGATATACCTCCACCGGAGTAGATGTTAATAATTCTTTTTTAGATGCGTGGCGCTCGGTTTTATGCTTGCAGAACCGCTGGCGGCGCCACATGCACATGGCTTGGGTGCTGTACCGAGAACATGGGGCAGCGGTGATTGGACGCGAGTCGCTGGTTGGAATCGATGATATAGCCGGCGTGGTAGCAGCATGAACCGCCCAGGGATTCTCGGAGGCTATTTGATTCAAGTGGCCATGCTGCCAGCGCTTCAGCAGATCTCCGTTTGACGGTTGCAATTGGTTTCAGCCTCAGCCGGTCGAATATAGCCGACCGGGTGAATCCGCCAAATTGACCACAGAAGCCCTCGAGCTCATCGTCACCAGCGGCGGCATCGCGACCTCAGCGCCTGAACGTTTGAGGCTAGGCCTCGACCTGATCGATCCAGTCGTTGAGGTTGTAGTAGTTGGTGACCCGCGCCACCTTGCCGTCGAGGATCTCGAAGAAAGCGCCGGCGGGCAGCAGGTAACGCTGGCCGTAGGCTTCGGGCAGGCCTTCATCGCTTGCCAGGTACTCACCATGGACGACGAACTCGGCAGCGGCGCGACGGCCATCGCTCGAGGTCATCACCACCACTTCGTCGATCCGCTCGCGATAGCAGCGGTTCATCTTGGCCATGAAGTCGGCGAACGCCTGCTTGCCGATCTGGCGTTCGCCCTGGTTGACGTCGTGGGCGATCTCATCGTGGAGCAGCTCGAGGAAAGCCTCCATGTCGCCTGCGTTGAACGCGGCGTAGTAGGCTTCGATCAGCGCTTCGGCTGTCATAGGCGGGTTTTCCTTCTCTCGGCGTGGTCGTTGATCCATTGGACGAGCGGCGGCGACTGCGCGATTGGAACATCGCGGGACGCAGTGCCGCTCCATCCGCTCGCAGCGGACATGATAAGGTCTCAGGCGTTCCTTCGACATCCTTGAACGCGACGCCCGCATGTCGCTCGACGAGACTCGACGCATGGAAATTCGATTGCTCACCGGCGCGCGGATGCGCGATCACGTGGATGCCCTCGCCCGCCTGAGGATCACGGTATTCCGTGAGTTTCCCTATCTCTACGATGGCGACATCGACTACGAGACCCGCTATCTCGATACCTATGCCCGCAGCGAGCAGAGCCTGTGCGTGCTGGCGATCGACGCCGGCCGCCCGGTCGGCGCCGCCACCGGCATACCGCTCGACGCCGAGACCGAGGAGTGCCGGCAGCCGTTCGAGGCCGCCGGTATCGACCCCGCGGGGGTCTTCTACTTCGGCGAATCCGTGCTGCTGCCGGCCTATCGCGGCCGAGGCCTCGGCGTGCGCTTCATCGATGAACGCGAAGCCTACGCCAGGCGCCTTGAGCGCTTTCGCCTCTGCGCCTTCTGCGCGGTAGAGCGCCCGCTCGACCACCCTCGCCGTCCGCCCGACTACCAGCCACTGAACGCCTTCTGGCGCAAGCGCGGCTTCGCGCCAGCCCCTGGGCTGGCTACCAGTTTCCGCTGGCGCGACATCGACGAGGCGACCGAGAGCGCCAAGCCGATGAATTTCTGGGTCAAGGAGATCGCCGGGTGATCCGCGTTGCCGCCTGTCAGTACAAGATCGAACTGTTCGAGCAGTGGGACGACTACGCCGAGCATCTCACCGCGCTATGCGAGGATGCCGCGGCCGAGGGCGCCCAGCTGCTGCTGCTGCCCGAGTATGCCGGGCTGGTGCTCAGCGGCCAGCTCGGGCGCGATCGCGAAGACCTCGCCGCCACGCTCTCCGGCATCCAGCCGCTGGTGCCACGCTGGCATGCGCTGTGCGCCGAGCTTGCCCGCAGCCTCGGGGTCTACCTGCAGCCCGGCAGCCTGCCGGTGCGCGACGCCGATGGCGCCTACCGCAATCGCGCTTGGCTGTTCGGCCCGCAAGGCGAGCTCGGCCATCAGGACAAGCTGATGATGACGCGCTTCGAGCGCGAAGAGTGGTCGGTGGTCAAGGGCAGCGGGCTCGAGGTCTTCGATACCCCGCTCGGACGGCTGGGGATCCAGATCTGCTACGACAACGAGTTCCCCATCGCTTCGCGACGCCTCGCCGAGGCCGGCGTCGAGCTGGTGCTCGCACCGAGCTGCACCGATACCGAGGCGGGCTTTTACCG is part of the Halotalea alkalilenta genome and encodes:
- a CDS encoding ketosteroid isomerase-related protein, whose translation is MTAEALIEAYYAAFNAGDMEAFLELLHDEIAHDVNQGERQIGKQAFADFMAKMNRCYRERIDEVVVMTSSDGRRAAAEFVVHGEYLASDEGLPEAYGQRYLLPAGAFFEILDGKVARVTNYYNLNDWIDQVEA
- a CDS encoding GNAT family N-acetyltransferase: MEIRLLTGARMRDHVDALARLRITVFREFPYLYDGDIDYETRYLDTYARSEQSLCVLAIDAGRPVGAATGIPLDAETEECRQPFEAAGIDPAGVFYFGESVLLPAYRGRGLGVRFIDEREAYARRLERFRLCAFCAVERPLDHPRRPPDYQPLNAFWRKRGFAPAPGLATSFRWRDIDEATESAKPMNFWVKEIAG
- a CDS encoding carbon-nitrogen hydrolase family protein; this encodes MIRVAACQYKIELFEQWDDYAEHLTALCEDAAAEGAQLLLLPEYAGLVLSGQLGRDREDLAATLSGIQPLVPRWHALCAELARSLGVYLQPGSLPVRDADGAYRNRAWLFGPQGELGHQDKLMMTRFEREEWSVVKGSGLEVFDTPLGRLGIQICYDNEFPIASRRLAEAGVELVLAPSCTDTEAGFYRVRTGARARALENQFAVLMAPTVGEAPWSPALDVNLGRAGLYVPSDRGMPASGIVAESATLSPPRSQWLIEDIDLDAVRRVREQGQVFTRRDWVEQFEPGQLTLRSAKAAPH